A portion of the Chitinophagales bacterium genome contains these proteins:
- a CDS encoding histidine phosphatase family protein: MKKQLFIIRHGETDLNKLGVVQGRGVDPPLNEIGRKQASLFFDRYRNENFDIIYVSSLKRSIETVNPFIQLGIPFEKHSDLDEISWGVFEGQKMTSEFKNLYNSLLLKWKEGKFYEHAENGESPIQVQIRQLNFINYMVNQPPEKALVCIHGRAMRMFLSTLLGESLNRMDEFPHQNLSLYKLNYDEGRFTIDLFNNTDHLH, translated from the coding sequence TTGAAAAAACAGCTTTTTATTATCCGCCATGGAGAAACAGACTTAAATAAACTTGGAGTGGTGCAGGGTCGCGGCGTAGATCCACCGCTTAATGAAATCGGGCGAAAGCAGGCATCTCTCTTTTTTGATCGTTACAGAAATGAAAACTTTGATATCATTTATGTGTCTTCATTAAAGCGCTCGATAGAAACAGTAAATCCTTTTATACAACTGGGAATTCCTTTTGAGAAACACTCGGATCTTGATGAAATAAGCTGGGGTGTTTTTGAAGGTCAAAAAATGACTTCGGAATTTAAAAATTTATATAACAGCCTGCTTTTAAAATGGAAGGAAGGAAAATTTTATGAGCATGCCGAAAATGGAGAAAGTCCAATACAAGTTCAAATCCGGCAATTGAATTTTATCAATTATATGGTGAATCAACCCCCTGAAAAAGCCCTTGTTTGTATTCACGGTAGAGCAATGCGCATGTTCCTTTCTACTTTACTAGGTGAGAGCTTGAATCGCATGGATGAGTTTCCGCATCAGAATCTTTCTTTGTATAAACTAAACTATGATGAGGGACGTTTTACCATCGATCTTTTTAATAATACAGATCATCTTCATTAA
- the purL gene encoding phosphoribosylformylglycinamidine synthase subunit PurL, which translates to MVNAPDITAETAIELGLIPEEYEQIKTILGRDPNFTELSIFSVMWSEHCSYKNSIKWLKTLPREGLRILAKAGEENAGLVDIGDGLACAFKIESHNHPSAIEPYQGAATGVGGIHRDIFTMGARPVAALNSLRFGTLHEGKTQHLLRGIVKGIGDYGNAFGVPTVAGEVFFDECYNTNPLVNAMSVGIVKIGSTVSAISYGTGNPVFIVGSATGKDGIHGASFASQNITDSSHEDLPSVQVGDPFQEKLLLEASLEAIETGAIIGMQDMGAAGIICSTSEMSAKGKHGMKVWLEKVPARQLNMKPFEILLSESQERMLLVVQKGKESQILKVFEKWDLNCIQIGEVTNGNSLEYYMYDELVAEVPAESLVLGGGAPIYDRDYTEPEYLKQIYSFNPNEIEVPDDLRSTALKLIALPNLASKKWVTQQYDSTVGINTMSTNAPSDAAIIRVKETNKAIAVKVDCNSRYVFADPFTGAAIAVSEAARNIICSGGIPVAITNCLNFGNPYNPEVYWQFINSIKGISEACNIFQTPVTGGNVSFYNQSYDGPVFPTPVIGMLGVLEQISNRMTLNFKKAGDLIYLVGESRNDIGCSEYLTNICNISFSTVPHFHLEEEYKVQSAVKKLIEKRLIESAHDVSDGGLFVTLLESAMVNELGFDITTNQLIRKDAFLFGESQSRIVVSVSPEKEDLFINQMINEEVEFCALGEVLDSLLVVDEQEWGEIREWKEVFDNAIGKVMIHAVQ; encoded by the coding sequence ATGGTTAATGCACCGGATATCACAGCTGAAACAGCAATAGAGCTGGGCTTGATTCCTGAAGAATACGAACAAATTAAAACTATTCTGGGTCGCGACCCAAATTTTACAGAGCTAAGTATTTTTTCTGTAATGTGGAGTGAACATTGTTCTTATAAAAATTCTATAAAGTGGCTGAAAACATTGCCGCGTGAAGGACTGCGGATATTGGCAAAAGCAGGAGAAGAAAATGCTGGTCTGGTTGATATAGGCGATGGCCTAGCTTGTGCATTTAAAATAGAATCACACAATCATCCTTCCGCCATAGAGCCTTATCAGGGCGCAGCAACAGGGGTAGGTGGAATTCACCGTGATATATTTACTATGGGGGCCAGGCCTGTAGCTGCCTTGAATTCATTACGCTTCGGGACTTTGCACGAAGGGAAAACACAGCATCTTCTTCGCGGTATTGTAAAAGGAATTGGGGATTATGGAAATGCGTTTGGTGTGCCAACCGTTGCCGGAGAAGTTTTTTTTGATGAGTGCTATAATACCAATCCCCTTGTGAATGCTATGAGCGTTGGGATTGTGAAAATTGGAAGTACTGTTTCAGCGATTTCCTATGGCACCGGAAACCCTGTATTTATTGTGGGATCAGCCACCGGTAAAGATGGTATTCATGGCGCCAGCTTTGCATCACAAAATATCACTGACAGTTCCCATGAAGATCTACCAAGCGTTCAGGTTGGCGATCCGTTCCAAGAAAAATTGTTACTGGAAGCTTCACTTGAAGCAATTGAAACCGGAGCGATTATCGGTATGCAGGATATGGGCGCTGCTGGCATAATTTGTTCTACCTCTGAAATGTCGGCCAAGGGAAAGCATGGAATGAAAGTATGGCTGGAAAAAGTTCCTGCCCGCCAATTGAATATGAAACCGTTTGAAATTTTATTATCAGAATCGCAGGAAAGAATGCTGCTGGTAGTTCAAAAAGGAAAGGAGAGCCAGATTTTAAAGGTGTTTGAAAAATGGGATTTAAACTGTATACAAATTGGAGAAGTAACAAACGGAAACAGTTTAGAATATTATATGTACGACGAGTTAGTTGCGGAAGTACCTGCAGAATCACTTGTACTCGGTGGAGGGGCACCAATTTATGACAGAGATTACACGGAACCCGAATATCTGAAACAGATATACAGCTTCAATCCAAATGAAATTGAGGTACCGGATGATTTACGGAGTACTGCCTTGAAACTAATTGCTTTACCGAATTTGGCTTCTAAAAAATGGGTTACACAACAGTACGATTCAACTGTGGGAATCAATACAATGTCAACCAATGCACCGTCCGATGCTGCTATAATAAGAGTGAAAGAAACCAATAAGGCAATTGCAGTTAAGGTAGATTGTAATTCACGATACGTTTTTGCTGACCCATTTACAGGAGCAGCAATTGCCGTGAGTGAAGCAGCCAGAAACATTATTTGTTCGGGTGGAATTCCGGTAGCCATTACCAATTGTCTGAACTTCGGAAATCCATATAATCCTGAAGTCTATTGGCAATTTATAAATTCCATCAAGGGAATAAGTGAAGCCTGTAATATTTTTCAAACTCCCGTAACCGGTGGTAATGTAAGCTTCTACAACCAGTCTTATGATGGCCCGGTATTTCCTACCCCGGTAATAGGAATGCTGGGGGTTCTCGAACAGATTTCTAACCGGATGACACTTAACTTTAAAAAAGCAGGTGATTTAATTTACCTGGTGGGTGAATCACGCAACGATATAGGGTGTTCCGAATATTTGACGAACATCTGTAATATTTCCTTTTCCACCGTTCCTCATTTTCATCTTGAAGAAGAATATAAAGTTCAGTCGGCGGTAAAAAAATTAATTGAGAAACGGTTAATTGAATCGGCTCACGATGTCTCAGACGGCGGATTGTTTGTAACCTTGCTGGAGTCCGCCATGGTAAATGAATTGGGCTTTGACATTACCACCAACCAGCTCATTCGTAAAGATGCATTTCTGTTCGGTGAAAGCCAAAGCCGGATTGTAGTATCCGTTTCTCCGGAGAAAGAAGATTTATTTATTAACCAGATGATAAATGAGGAAGTAGAATTTTGTGCCCTGGGGGAAGTACTCGACTCATTACTGGTGGTTGATGAACAGGAATGGGGAGAAATAAGAGAGTGGAAGGAAGTTTTTGATAATGCTATTGGAAAAGTAATGATTCACGCCGTTCAATAA
- a CDS encoding glycosyl hydrolase, producing MRGSYLMVFIFCMYIAPVLAQKSIKHSNQASSSEQKIKNDNSSGSYSSLFFQGLRWRNIGPWRGGRSLAVCGVINQPNVYYFGAVGGGVWKTTDGGKSWLCISDSAFHSSSVGAIAVAPSDPNIIYAGMGEAEMRGNISFGDGIYKSMDAGKTWKHVGLQKSYAIQNIAIHPQNPDVLYASCMGKIFGSNSERGVYRSQNGGKTWQQILFADDSTGCYDVKFDPANPMIMYASMWQALRTPYSLSSGGKGSALYKSYDGGDHWKMISQNPGLPVGIVGKITTAISTSNPNRIYAMIENENGGLYRSEDGGEHWSQINTDKNLRQRPWYFSQIYADPQNQDRVIVLNVQAWQSKDGGKTFLPVHNNHGDNHELWWNPFNSNNWIQGDDGGGEITYDGGETFTDLDFPTAQFYHVTLDNDFPYNVYGAQQDNTSIRIASRTDNFTIDANSWYPVAGGEAGYIVSDPLNSEITYGGEYDGQLSTYNKKTNQYQSINPWPEAWIGSGAESKQYRFNWTYPIIFSPHNPKELFVTSQYVHRTFDAGFTWQTISPDLTRHDPKTIHASGGPITKDNTGAEVYADIFAFAESYVQPGVFWTGSDDGLIYVSKDDGKNWNNVSISYLPDWALISIIEPSHFDAASCYVAATRYKSDDTKPYLFKTNDLGKTWKPIINGIPPQAYTRCIREDPNHKGLLYAGTEAGIYVSFDDGSHWQSLQLNLPLSPIHDIQVQKRDKDLVIATHGRAFWILDDLTPLYEMADEAGKSNTLIKNSSHYFFKPRDAYRMQGGNFYDQKMQTGENAPNGILMHYYLKNKPKKELRLMIFTNKNDTVITYSNTKDKKGESIKISKEFYEDKKMKRPGILPVDSGMNTFVWDMRWPDAKQVEGTNIMWAGSVTGPQAIPGNYRAKMLIGDSVIAEQTFAILKDPRISTSDSDYMAQFDLLKKINTKLTETHEGINRINKAEKQINDYVAVISDTSIASKFKKVTKPLTDSLDAIKGELYDYRATSPQDVLNFPIRLNDKLAGVGSVVSSADTRPTKSSYEAFNDISSRVDVQLNKLKKILEEKIPEFNKMVDEFRISPVNVK from the coding sequence ATGAGAGGTAGCTACTTGATGGTCTTTATATTTTGCATGTATATCGCTCCCGTTTTGGCGCAAAAATCAATTAAGCATTCTAATCAGGCTTCATCCTCGGAACAGAAAATAAAAAATGATAATTCTTCAGGCAGTTATAGTTCACTTTTTTTCCAGGGATTACGGTGGAGAAATATTGGTCCGTGGCGCGGAGGCAGATCATTAGCTGTTTGCGGAGTTATTAATCAACCCAATGTCTATTATTTCGGGGCAGTCGGTGGCGGTGTTTGGAAAACCACGGATGGTGGAAAATCATGGCTTTGTATTTCGGATTCTGCATTTCACTCATCCTCCGTCGGTGCAATTGCTGTGGCTCCTTCTGATCCAAATATCATTTACGCAGGAATGGGCGAAGCTGAGATGAGGGGGAACATTTCTTTCGGTGACGGTATTTATAAGTCAATGGATGCAGGCAAAACATGGAAACATGTGGGATTGCAAAAATCATATGCCATACAAAATATAGCCATTCATCCCCAAAATCCTGATGTATTATATGCCTCGTGCATGGGTAAAATTTTCGGCTCAAACAGCGAACGGGGTGTATACCGGTCGCAGAACGGTGGTAAAACATGGCAACAGATTCTTTTTGCAGATGACAGCACCGGTTGCTACGATGTAAAATTTGATCCTGCCAATCCAATGATTATGTATGCCTCGATGTGGCAGGCGCTTCGCACACCCTATTCGCTCAGTAGTGGTGGAAAAGGAAGTGCATTATATAAATCTTATGATGGTGGAGACCACTGGAAAATGATTTCACAAAATCCGGGCTTGCCGGTTGGCATCGTCGGGAAAATTACTACGGCAATTTCCACCTCTAATCCAAACCGTATCTATGCAATGATAGAGAATGAAAATGGAGGTCTGTACCGGAGTGAAGATGGTGGAGAGCATTGGTCTCAAATTAATACCGATAAGAATTTACGGCAGCGTCCATGGTATTTTTCCCAGATCTATGCAGACCCTCAAAACCAGGATAGAGTAATTGTTTTAAATGTTCAGGCCTGGCAGTCAAAAGATGGCGGTAAAACATTTTTGCCTGTTCACAACAACCATGGAGATAACCATGAGCTGTGGTGGAATCCGTTTAACAGTAACAACTGGATACAGGGTGATGATGGGGGCGGAGAAATAACTTACGATGGCGGAGAAACATTTACAGACCTTGATTTCCCTACTGCACAATTTTACCATGTTACACTGGATAATGATTTTCCATATAATGTTTATGGCGCTCAACAGGATAATACTTCCATCCGCATAGCCAGCCGTACAGATAATTTTACAATCGATGCAAATTCATGGTATCCTGTTGCAGGGGGCGAAGCAGGTTACATTGTTTCAGACCCATTGAATTCAGAAATAACGTATGGCGGTGAATATGATGGACAATTAAGCACTTACAATAAAAAAACAAATCAGTATCAATCCATAAATCCCTGGCCGGAGGCCTGGATAGGCAGTGGCGCAGAAAGTAAGCAATACCGCTTTAACTGGACTTACCCGATTATTTTTTCACCCCATAATCCAAAGGAATTGTTTGTCACTTCTCAATATGTGCACCGGACTTTCGACGCAGGTTTCACATGGCAAACTATTTCACCTGATCTTACACGCCACGATCCGAAGACAATACATGCCAGCGGAGGACCTATTACTAAAGACAACACCGGAGCCGAGGTATATGCAGATATTTTCGCTTTTGCAGAATCATACGTTCAGCCTGGAGTTTTCTGGACCGGAAGTGACGATGGATTAATATATGTTTCAAAGGATGATGGAAAAAATTGGAATAATGTCTCAATTTCTTATCTCCCTGATTGGGCATTAATCTCCATCATTGAACCCTCTCATTTTGACGCAGCTTCGTGTTATGTAGCAGCTACACGCTATAAAAGCGATGACACCAAACCTTATCTTTTTAAAACCAATGATTTGGGAAAAACATGGAAACCTATTATAAATGGAATTCCTCCACAGGCGTACACAAGATGCATACGGGAAGACCCTAACCACAAAGGATTATTATATGCAGGAACAGAGGCCGGCATCTACGTCTCTTTTGATGACGGAAGCCATTGGCAATCCCTGCAACTAAATTTGCCGCTGTCTCCTATCCACGACATACAGGTACAAAAAAGGGATAAGGACCTGGTAATTGCAACCCACGGACGGGCATTCTGGATTCTTGACGATTTAACACCTTTGTATGAAATGGCTGATGAAGCAGGAAAAAGCAATACATTAATTAAAAATTCTTCGCACTATTTTTTTAAACCGCGCGACGCGTACCGTATGCAGGGGGGAAATTTTTATGATCAAAAAATGCAGACCGGAGAAAATGCGCCCAACGGAATACTTATGCATTATTATTTGAAAAATAAACCAAAAAAAGAATTAAGGTTAATGATCTTCACCAATAAGAATGATACGGTGATTACTTATTCGAATACCAAAGACAAAAAAGGAGAATCTATTAAAATTTCTAAAGAATTTTATGAAGATAAAAAAATGAAGAGGCCAGGAATTTTACCTGTGGATTCTGGCATGAATACTTTTGTATGGGATATGCGTTGGCCGGATGCGAAGCAGGTAGAGGGAACAAATATTATGTGGGCAGGAAGCGTAACAGGACCCCAGGCCATTCCCGGGAATTACAGAGCAAAGATGCTGATTGGCGATTCGGTGATAGCTGAACAAACGTTTGCTATTTTAAAAGATCCCCGAATCTCCACTTCTGATTCTGATTATATGGCTCAATTCGATTTGCTGAAAAAAATAAATACAAAATTAACAGAGACACATGAAGGTATCAATAGAATCAACAAAGCAGAAAAACAAATAAATGATTACGTGGCTGTTATTTCAGATACATCCATTGCATCAAAATTTAAAAAGGTTACAAAGCCTTTAACAGATTCACTGGATGCTATAAAAGGAGAATTATATGATTACAGGGCTACCTCACCGCAGGATGTACTTAATTTTCCGATACGCTTAAACGATAAGCTTGCAGGTGTGGGGAGTGTAGTAAGCTCCGCTGATACACGACCAACCAAATCATCTTACGAAGCATTTAATGATATTTCATCACGCGTAGATGTGCAGCTTAATAAGTTGAAAAAGATTTTAGAAGAAAAGATTCCTGAGTTTAATAAGATGGTAGATGAATTCAGGATTTCGCCTGTAAATGTGAAATAG
- a CDS encoding S9 family peptidase, giving the protein MLHNLSYTSTERYSIPLENFFRNPEKTRFQISPDGAYLSFMAPWKNRLNLFTRKVESGEEWQVTHETERSIAGYFWGNNNRLVFLKDNGGDENYHLYSVSVLGKEERELTPFEGIRVEIIDDLEENEEEVIIGMNKRNPEIFDAFRLNIHTGEYHLEAENPGNVTGWMTDHNGEIRIALATDGVNQSILYRETNTTPFRILITTHFRETLEPLFFTFDNKGLYALSNLGRDKAAIVLFDLDEGVEKKVLFRHDEVDLSGLTYSRKRMVLTSYSFVDWKHSEIFLDHAIEAIHKRIEKDIPDDEIMLTSQNKEETRFLVRTHSDRTLGAYYLYDVPTDKLELLAEVSPWLRKDELSVMQPVSFTSGDRLTIHGYLTLPLESEENIDAGYHKNLPVIINPHGGPWVRDRWGFNPEVQFLANRGYAVLQINYRGSTGYGRKFWEASFKEWGKKMQDDLTDGVKWIIEQGIADAKRIAIYGGSYGGYATLAGLAFTPDLYACGIDYVGVSNLFTFMNTIPPYWKPYLEMMYEMVGNPVTEQELLHSSSPVFHVEKIKAPLLVAQGKNDPRVNINESNQIVEALRKKGVEVEYLVKENEGHGFHNEENRFDFYRAMEQFLSEHLK; this is encoded by the coding sequence ATGTTACACAATCTATCCTATACCTCAACAGAGCGCTATTCTATTCCTTTAGAAAATTTTTTTCGGAATCCTGAAAAAACGCGCTTTCAAATTTCGCCAGATGGTGCTTATCTATCGTTTATGGCGCCGTGGAAAAACAGGTTAAACCTCTTTACACGCAAGGTGGAAAGTGGCGAAGAGTGGCAGGTAACCCATGAAACAGAGAGAAGTATAGCGGGATATTTTTGGGGCAATAACAACCGGCTTGTTTTTTTAAAAGATAATGGCGGCGACGAAAATTATCATTTGTATTCTGTATCTGTTTTGGGCAAAGAGGAACGTGAGCTTACGCCTTTTGAGGGCATCAGGGTAGAGATTATAGATGACCTGGAAGAGAATGAAGAAGAAGTAATTATTGGGATGAATAAAAGAAATCCAGAAATTTTTGATGCTTTTCGCTTAAACATACATACCGGAGAATACCATCTTGAAGCTGAAAATCCTGGTAATGTTACAGGTTGGATGACCGATCATAATGGTGAGATAAGAATAGCCCTTGCAACGGATGGTGTGAATCAGAGTATTCTTTACAGGGAAACCAATACCACTCCTTTCCGGATATTAATTACCACTCACTTCCGGGAAACACTGGAGCCGCTTTTTTTCACTTTCGATAATAAGGGTTTGTATGCGTTGTCAAACTTAGGTCGTGATAAAGCAGCAATTGTATTATTTGATCTTGATGAAGGAGTTGAAAAGAAAGTTTTATTCAGGCACGATGAAGTCGATCTGAGCGGGCTTACATATTCCAGGAAAAGAATGGTACTCACAAGCTATTCTTTTGTGGACTGGAAGCATTCTGAAATATTTCTTGATCACGCCATTGAAGCCATACATAAGCGAATTGAGAAAGACATTCCGGACGATGAAATAATGCTCACTTCTCAAAATAAGGAAGAGACACGTTTCCTTGTTCGTACCCACAGTGATCGGACTTTAGGAGCTTACTACCTGTATGATGTGCCTACTGATAAATTAGAATTGCTGGCTGAAGTAAGTCCGTGGCTGAGAAAGGATGAACTTTCAGTAATGCAGCCTGTTTCATTTACCTCAGGGGACCGCTTGACCATACATGGCTATCTGACTTTGCCTCTGGAATCCGAAGAAAATATTGATGCTGGCTATCATAAAAATTTGCCGGTAATTATTAATCCCCACGGTGGCCCGTGGGTAAGAGACCGGTGGGGGTTTAATCCTGAAGTGCAGTTTCTTGCTAATCGCGGTTATGCTGTTTTGCAGATAAACTATCGCGGGTCCACCGGATACGGAAGAAAATTTTGGGAAGCATCCTTTAAAGAATGGGGAAAGAAAATGCAGGATGATCTAACAGATGGTGTAAAGTGGATTATTGAACAGGGGATAGCCGATGCAAAACGTATAGCTATATATGGAGGAAGCTATGGTGGTTATGCAACGCTGGCCGGCTTAGCTTTTACACCGGATTTATATGCGTGTGGAATTGATTATGTAGGTGTATCCAATCTGTTTACGTTTATGAATACCATTCCTCCCTATTGGAAGCCGTATCTTGAAATGATGTATGAAATGGTAGGAAATCCTGTAACAGAGCAAGAGCTTCTTCATTCCTCATCTCCCGTTTTTCACGTAGAAAAAATTAAAGCGCCTTTGCTGGTAGCACAGGGTAAAAACGACCCACGGGTAAACATTAATGAATCTAATCAAATTGTAGAAGCTTTGCGGAAAAAAGGTGTGGAGGTAGAATATCTGGTGAAGGAAAATGAGGGTCACGGTTTTCATAATGAGGAAAACCGTTTTGACTTTTACAGAGCAATGGAGCAATTTCTATCCGAGCACCTTAAATAA
- a CDS encoding CofH family radical SAM protein, with product MNNIEVIQMLRDSLQSDDLKTIIDKIVSSRRISTSEAAILYKADLGLLGSLANFIREKKHGDKTYFNRNFHIEPTNKCVFDCKFCSYSRSFQPAEDAWELTEQQILDRVKSYHGIPVTEVHIVGGVHPKMSLNFFASLIKKIKAIRPDIHIKAFTAVELEYMFRKARVSYSEGLKILKDSGMDSIPGGGAEIFDEEIRNLICKDKATAGEWLGIHEAAHLLGMHSNATMLYGHVENYLHRIDHMDRLRELQDKTHGFNTFIPLKFRNKNNEMAGITESTVVEDMRCYAMSRIFLDNFPHIKAYWPMIGKSTTQLLLNFGVDDVDGTIDDSTKIYSMAGAEDAHPVMTTKDIVELIKQVNRQPVERDTLYNVIQDYSDVKFEEQKAGLYEFPLMQN from the coding sequence ATGAATAATATAGAGGTTATTCAAATGTTGCGCGATTCTTTGCAATCAGATGATTTAAAAACCATTATCGATAAAATAGTAAGCTCGCGAAGAATCTCTACCTCTGAAGCTGCTATATTGTATAAAGCAGATCTGGGACTGTTAGGTTCTCTTGCAAATTTTATCCGTGAAAAAAAGCACGGAGATAAAACCTACTTCAATCGTAATTTTCATATTGAGCCCACTAATAAATGTGTCTTTGATTGTAAATTTTGTTCCTACTCCAGATCATTCCAGCCTGCAGAAGATGCGTGGGAACTTACCGAGCAGCAGATACTTGACAGGGTAAAAAGTTACCATGGCATTCCGGTTACCGAAGTGCATATTGTTGGTGGCGTGCATCCAAAAATGAGTTTAAATTTCTTTGCCTCCCTGATAAAAAAAATCAAAGCGATACGGCCTGATATTCATATAAAAGCCTTTACCGCCGTGGAGCTTGAATATATGTTTCGCAAAGCAAGAGTAAGTTATTCGGAAGGGTTAAAGATTTTAAAAGACAGCGGAATGGACTCTATTCCCGGAGGTGGAGCAGAAATTTTTGATGAAGAAATAAGAAACCTGATTTGTAAAGACAAAGCTACCGCCGGGGAATGGCTCGGGATTCACGAAGCAGCCCATTTGCTCGGCATGCATTCGAATGCAACCATGCTATACGGGCATGTTGAAAATTACCTTCATCGGATTGACCATATGGATCGCCTGCGGGAATTACAGGATAAAACACATGGGTTTAACACATTTATACCGTTAAAATTCAGGAATAAAAATAATGAGATGGCCGGTATAACAGAATCAACCGTAGTTGAGGATATGAGGTGCTATGCTATGTCAAGAATCTTCCTGGATAATTTTCCGCACATCAAAGCCTATTGGCCCATGATCGGAAAGTCCACCACACAGTTGCTTTTGAATTTCGGAGTGGATGATGTAGATGGAACCATTGATGATTCCACTAAAATTTATTCCATGGCAGGAGCAGAAGATGCACATCCGGTGATGACAACTAAAGATATTGTGGAATTGATAAAACAGGTTAACCGTCAACCGGTAGAGCGTGATACTTTATACAATGTGATTCAGGATTACAGTGATGTGAAATTTGAAGAGCAAAAAGCTGGTCTTTATGAATTTCCTCTTATGCAAAATTAA
- a CDS encoding menaquinone biosynthesis protein yields MAKIKVAAVSYLNTKPFLFGIRHSPLVKEVELIIDHPSRIAEELIKGNADLGLVPVAVIPEIGSAKIISDYCIGCNGAVSSVSIYSEVPIWEVNEIFLDYQSRTSTELAKILVRNYWGIQPIPLTTFPGYEKLIANNRAGLIIGDRALYAKNKFQYSYDLGEAWKQYTGLPFVFACWIMNKELPSGFINEFNEALQFGIDHISEVAELEALNFPGLNIYEYFTKNIQFNLDAGKQEALKKFLFFIKEKPGVTV; encoded by the coding sequence ATGGCGAAAATTAAGGTTGCTGCTGTTTCCTACTTAAATACTAAACCCTTTCTCTTCGGCATCCGGCATTCACCATTGGTAAAAGAGGTGGAACTTATTATTGACCATCCTTCGCGTATTGCCGAGGAGCTGATAAAAGGTAATGCAGATCTTGGATTAGTTCCGGTTGCAGTAATTCCTGAAATAGGTTCTGCAAAAATTATATCAGATTATTGTATAGGATGTAATGGCGCTGTATCGTCAGTTTCTATTTACAGTGAAGTCCCTATTTGGGAAGTAAATGAAATATTTCTGGATTATCAATCCCGCACATCTACCGAATTGGCAAAAATTCTAGTGCGGAATTATTGGGGAATACAACCCATACCACTAACTACTTTTCCGGGATATGAAAAATTGATTGCAAATAATCGCGCAGGATTGATCATTGGAGATCGTGCATTGTATGCAAAAAATAAATTTCAGTATTCATATGATCTGGGAGAGGCATGGAAGCAATATACGGGCTTGCCCTTTGTATTTGCATGCTGGATAATGAATAAAGAATTACCATCCGGATTTATAAATGAATTTAATGAGGCTTTACAATTTGGAATAGATCATATTTCTGAAGTGGCAGAGCTTGAAGCTTTAAATTTCCCGGGTTTGAATATATATGAGTATTTCACAAAAAATATTCAATTCAACCTGGATGCGGGTAAGCAGGAAGCGCTTAAAAAATTTCTCTTTTTCATAAAAGAAAAACCCGGGGTTACGGTATAG